One genomic region from Nymphaea colorata isolate Beijing-Zhang1983 chromosome 12, ASM883128v2, whole genome shotgun sequence encodes:
- the LOC116265231 gene encoding 60S ribosomal protein L23 translates to MSKRGRGGSAGNKFRMSLGLPVAATVNCADNTGAKNLYIISVKGIKGRLNRLPSACIGDMVMATVKKGKPDLRKKVMPAVIVRQRKPWRRKDGVYMYFEDNAGVIVNPKGEMKGSAITGPIGKECADLWPRIASAANAIV, encoded by the exons ATGTCGAAGAGAG GCCGCGGAGGTTCCGCGGGGAACAAGTTCCGGATGTCGCTGGGTCTGCCGGTGGCCGCGACGGTGAACTGCGCCGACAACACGGGAGCGAAGAATCTGTACATTATCTCCGTGAAGGGGATCAAGGGTAGGCTCAATCGGCTCCCTTCGGCCTGTATTGGTGATATGGTCATGGCGACCGTCAAGAAAGGGAAGCCTGATCTCAGGAAGAAGGTCATGCCGGCTGTCATTGTCCGCCAGCGCAAGCCCTGGCGCCGAAAGGACGGGGTGTACATGTATTTTGAAG ATAATGCTGGTGTAATTGTGAATCCCAAAGGAGAGATGAAAG GATCGGCGATTACAGGGCCTATTGGGAAAGAGTGTGCTGATTTGTGGCCAAGGATCGCTAGTGCTGCAAATGCTATAGTCTGA
- the LOC116265769 gene encoding probable inactive histone-lysine N-methyltransferase SUVR2 isoform X1, with product MAPHSRFNSAVQAMRDIGIPSKTVKPVLRKLLELYDDNWALIEEESYRALADAIFEQQDSQKDAKIKEEDDNERERGNDEYEHEPPRTRSRLRIEEPPSALPSSSSLSCRESPSPSKRPMLGEAPPLRRRSQLRLEEPPSSPCQFSAPRLTYNEASSSKELALEEEPLKRRSRLRSEKACGSPAVPPPTSPYVEASSFKRLASESAVSPHSPEMPVSVDGAANLSSFKRPKIEPSHVEPFPISSINDPVRCSHPNANGVLNDSGHATSPQRPSLPPVEDGNNPVQHSNPQNLQMPKLEPFVDDDDYPAVGVEVPLAVIHPSGHESAEEDCANRLGDSLEALSTIYEDDDDDHNENVRNSTVPNKKKEHLTDSAPEDSLSYEIASTSLGEVKLAISCNCSHTSQDFHVPSLDVVMKLAEDRALKSYKIFGSSFSIMKLMKEICQCFLELATGAGEQQKRITTVTPEINMSKLSKDHILGASHASLDLYSTLERMLPQMPQHIALNCVNGLRRRKKVDKKDAKYGNVKAKKLKPMEFRSSSDIVIAQENQDSFSIENPLHDVSDIAKCEEKVPIPIINEVSSEPYPPQFHYIPNNIVYQNAYVNFSLARIGDEDSCSGCFGNCLLGSIPCPCARETGGEYAYTLDGLVRKEFLDEAISIYRETDKLQQFFCKECPLEKSKRDTSCKGHLVRRFIKECWSKCGCNKQCGNRVVQRGIITNLQVFFTPEGKGWGLRTFDALPRGAFVCEYVGEILTNTELYNRNSQCSGDEKHHYPVLLDADWGSEGILKDEEALCLDATHYGNVARFINHRCFDANLVEIPVEIETPDHHYYHLAFFTTREVEALEELTWDYGIDFDDAEHPVKAFQCLCGSRHCRSPKRPSRTRSRALTI from the exons ATGGCGCCGCACTCACGGTTCAATTCGGCCGTTCAGGCCATGAGGGATATTGGCATCCCGTCGAAGACAGTGAAGCCCGTTCTCAGGAAGCTGTTGGAGCTATACGACGATAACTGGGCTCTAATCGAGGAGGAAAGCTACCGAGCCTTGGCTGATGCCATATTTGAGCAGCAGGATTCTCAG AAAGATGCCAAAATCAAAGAGGAAGATGACAATGAGCGTGAG AGGGGAAATGATGAGTATGAGCACGAACCACCACGGACGCGGTCGCGATTGAGGATTGAGGAACCTCCATCCGCTCTTCCTTCAAGTTCATCATTGTCTTGCCGTGAGTCACCTTCACCATCGAAGAGACCCATGTTGGGGGAGGCACCGCCGCTGAGAAGGCGGTCACAGTTGAGATTGGAGGAGCCACCATCTTCCCCATGTCAGTTCTCTGCTCCAAGGTTGACGTACAATGAAGCTTCATCATCAAAGGAACTGGCATTAGAGGAAGAGCCACTGAAAAGGCGGTCGCGCTTGAGATCGGAGAAGGCCTGTGGTTCACCAGCGGTTCCTCCTCCAACCTCGCCATATGTGGAAGCTTCATCGTTCAAGAGGCTGGCTTCCGAGAGTGCAGTTTCACCTCACAGTCCCGAGATGCCAGTATCTGTTGATGGAGCCGCTAATTTAAGTAGTTTTAAAAGACCGAAGATTGAACCTTCCCATGTCGAGCCTTTCCCGATTTCATCTATTAATGACCCAGTACGCTGCAGTCATCCGAATGCAAACGGAGTGCTTAATGATTCAGGGCATGCGACTTCCCCACAGAGGCCATCCTTACCTCCTGTTGAGGATGGCAACAATCCCGTTCAGCATTCTAACCCTCAGAATTTGCAGATGCCAAAACTTGAGCCATtcgttgatgatgatgattaccCAGCAGTGGGTGTTGAGGTTCCCCTTGCTGTAATACATCCTTCAGGTCATGAGAGCGCTG aagaagattgtgCAAACAGGCTGGGTGATTCATTAGAAGCCCTTTCTACAAtttatgaagatgatgatgatgatcataaCGAGAATGTCCGCAATTCAACAGttcctaataaaaaaaaggaacatttgACTGATTCTGCACCTGAGGATAGTCTCAGTTATGAAATTGCATCAACAAGCTTGGGGGAAGTGAAACTTGCTATATCATGTAATTGTTCTCATACTAGTCAAGATTTCCATGTTCCAAGTCTTGATGTAGTTATGAAGTTGGCAGAAGATCGTGCCTTAAAATCCTATAAAATCTTTGGATCCAGTTTCTCTATCATGAAGCTGATGAAGGAAATATGCCAGTGCTTTTTAGAACTTGCCACTGGTGCTGGCGAGCAGCAGAAAAGAATCACAACTGTAACTCCAGAAATAAACATGTCAAAATTGAGTAAAGATCATATTTTGGGTGCTAGTCATGCATCGCTTGATCTTTACAGCACTCTAGAGAGGATGCTGCCACAGATGCCACAACATATTGCTCTGAATTGTGTTAATGGTCTGCGCCGAAGGAAAAAGGTTGACAAGAAAGACGCCAAGTATGGCAATGTCAAAGCAAAGAAATTGAAACCTATGGAGTTTAGAAGCAGCAGTGACATAGTAATAgctcaagaaaatcaagattcTTTCAGCATTGAGAACCCTCTGCATGATGTCAGTGACATAGCAAAGTGTGAAGAGAAAGTCCCTATTCCAATTATAAATGAAGTTAGCAGTGAGCCTTATCCTCCTCAATTTCATTACATCCCAAACAATATTGTTTACCAAAACGCATATGTTAATTTTTCTCTTGCCCGCATTGGGGACGAGGACTCCTGTTCTGGATGTTTTGGTAATTGTCTGTTAGGATCCATACCTTGTCCTTGTGCAAGAGAAACAGGTGGTGAATATGCTTATACACTGGATGGCCTTGTGAGGAAAGAGTTTTTGGATGAAGCCATTTCTATATACCGTGAGACAGACAAGCTTCAACAGTTCTTTTGCAAGGAATGCCCCTTGGAAAAGTCAAAGCGAGATACCTCATGTAAGGGACACCTAGTCAGGAGGTTTATTAAGGAGTGCTGGAGTAAATGTGGGTGCAACAAACAATGTGGGAATCGCGTAGTGCAGAGAGGCATTATAACCAACTTGCAG GTATTTTTTACTCCTGAAGGAAAAGGATGGGGTCTGCGGACTTTTGATGCTTTACCTAGAGGTGCTTTTGTGtgtgaatatgttggtgaaatATTAACTAATACTGAGTTGTACAATCGAAATTCACAATGCTCTGGGGATGAAAAGCACCATTATCCAGTGCTATTGGATGCTGACTGGGGATCTGAAGGTATTCTGAAGGATGAAGAAGCCCTTTGTCTAGATGCAACACATTATGGAAATGTTGCCAGGTTCATAAATCATAG GTGCTTTGATGCAAATTTGGTTGAGATACCAGTTGAAATTGAGACTCCAGACCACCATTATTATCAT CTTGCTTTTTTCACTACGAGAGAAGTAGAAGCACTTGAAGAACTTACCTGG GATTATGGAATAGATTTTGATGATGCTGAGCATCCTGTCAAGGCCTTCCAGTGCCTGTGCGGAAGCCGACATTGCCGAAGTCCAAAGCGTCCAAGCA GGACCAGGTCTCGGGCACTAACTATTTGA
- the LOC116265769 gene encoding probable inactive histone-lysine N-methyltransferase SUVR2 isoform X3 — protein MAPHSRFNSAVQAMRDIGIPSKTVKPVLRKLLELYDDNWALIEEESYRALADAIFEQQDSQKDAKIKEEDDNERERGNDEYEHEPPRTRSRLRIEEPPSALPSSSSLSCRESPSPSKRPMLGEAPPLRRRSQLRLEEPPSSPCQFSAPRLTYNEASSSKELALEEEPLKRRSRLRSEKACGSPAVPPPTSPYVEASSFKRLASESAVSPHSPEMPVSVDGAANLSSFKRPKIEPSHVEPFPISSINDPVRCSHPNANGVLNDSGHATSPQRPSLPPVEDGNNPVQHSNPQNLQMPKLEPFVDDDDYPAVGVEVPLAVIHPSGHESAEEDCANRLGDSLEALSTIYEDDDDDHNENVRNSTVPNKKKEHLTDSAPEDSLSYEIASTSLGEVKLAISCNCSHTSQDFHVPSLDVVMKLAEDRALKSYKIFGSSFSIMKLMKEICQCFLELATGAGEQQKRITTVTPEINMSKLSKDHILGASHASLDLYSTLERMLPQMPQHIALNCVNGLRRRKKVDKKDAKYGNVKAKKLKPMEFRSSSDIVIAQENQDSFSIENPLHDVSDIAKCEEKVPIPIINEVSSEPYPPQFHYIPNNIVYQNAYVNFSLARIGDEDSCSGCFGNCLLGSIPCPCARETGGEYAYTLDGLVRKEFLDEAISIYRETDKLQQFFCKECPLEKSKRDTSCKGHLVRRFIKECWSKCGCNKQCGNRVVQRGIITNLQVFFTPEGKGWGLRTFDALPRGAFVCEYVGEILTNTELYNRNSQCSGDEKHHYPVLLDADWGSEGILKDEEALCLDATHYGNVARFINHRCFDANLVEIPVEIETPDHHYYHLAFFTTREVEALEELTWDYGIDFDDAEHPVKAFQCLCGSRHCRSPKRPSSLGH, from the exons ATGGCGCCGCACTCACGGTTCAATTCGGCCGTTCAGGCCATGAGGGATATTGGCATCCCGTCGAAGACAGTGAAGCCCGTTCTCAGGAAGCTGTTGGAGCTATACGACGATAACTGGGCTCTAATCGAGGAGGAAAGCTACCGAGCCTTGGCTGATGCCATATTTGAGCAGCAGGATTCTCAG AAAGATGCCAAAATCAAAGAGGAAGATGACAATGAGCGTGAG AGGGGAAATGATGAGTATGAGCACGAACCACCACGGACGCGGTCGCGATTGAGGATTGAGGAACCTCCATCCGCTCTTCCTTCAAGTTCATCATTGTCTTGCCGTGAGTCACCTTCACCATCGAAGAGACCCATGTTGGGGGAGGCACCGCCGCTGAGAAGGCGGTCACAGTTGAGATTGGAGGAGCCACCATCTTCCCCATGTCAGTTCTCTGCTCCAAGGTTGACGTACAATGAAGCTTCATCATCAAAGGAACTGGCATTAGAGGAAGAGCCACTGAAAAGGCGGTCGCGCTTGAGATCGGAGAAGGCCTGTGGTTCACCAGCGGTTCCTCCTCCAACCTCGCCATATGTGGAAGCTTCATCGTTCAAGAGGCTGGCTTCCGAGAGTGCAGTTTCACCTCACAGTCCCGAGATGCCAGTATCTGTTGATGGAGCCGCTAATTTAAGTAGTTTTAAAAGACCGAAGATTGAACCTTCCCATGTCGAGCCTTTCCCGATTTCATCTATTAATGACCCAGTACGCTGCAGTCATCCGAATGCAAACGGAGTGCTTAATGATTCAGGGCATGCGACTTCCCCACAGAGGCCATCCTTACCTCCTGTTGAGGATGGCAACAATCCCGTTCAGCATTCTAACCCTCAGAATTTGCAGATGCCAAAACTTGAGCCATtcgttgatgatgatgattaccCAGCAGTGGGTGTTGAGGTTCCCCTTGCTGTAATACATCCTTCAGGTCATGAGAGCGCTG aagaagattgtgCAAACAGGCTGGGTGATTCATTAGAAGCCCTTTCTACAAtttatgaagatgatgatgatgatcataaCGAGAATGTCCGCAATTCAACAGttcctaataaaaaaaaggaacatttgACTGATTCTGCACCTGAGGATAGTCTCAGTTATGAAATTGCATCAACAAGCTTGGGGGAAGTGAAACTTGCTATATCATGTAATTGTTCTCATACTAGTCAAGATTTCCATGTTCCAAGTCTTGATGTAGTTATGAAGTTGGCAGAAGATCGTGCCTTAAAATCCTATAAAATCTTTGGATCCAGTTTCTCTATCATGAAGCTGATGAAGGAAATATGCCAGTGCTTTTTAGAACTTGCCACTGGTGCTGGCGAGCAGCAGAAAAGAATCACAACTGTAACTCCAGAAATAAACATGTCAAAATTGAGTAAAGATCATATTTTGGGTGCTAGTCATGCATCGCTTGATCTTTACAGCACTCTAGAGAGGATGCTGCCACAGATGCCACAACATATTGCTCTGAATTGTGTTAATGGTCTGCGCCGAAGGAAAAAGGTTGACAAGAAAGACGCCAAGTATGGCAATGTCAAAGCAAAGAAATTGAAACCTATGGAGTTTAGAAGCAGCAGTGACATAGTAATAgctcaagaaaatcaagattcTTTCAGCATTGAGAACCCTCTGCATGATGTCAGTGACATAGCAAAGTGTGAAGAGAAAGTCCCTATTCCAATTATAAATGAAGTTAGCAGTGAGCCTTATCCTCCTCAATTTCATTACATCCCAAACAATATTGTTTACCAAAACGCATATGTTAATTTTTCTCTTGCCCGCATTGGGGACGAGGACTCCTGTTCTGGATGTTTTGGTAATTGTCTGTTAGGATCCATACCTTGTCCTTGTGCAAGAGAAACAGGTGGTGAATATGCTTATACACTGGATGGCCTTGTGAGGAAAGAGTTTTTGGATGAAGCCATTTCTATATACCGTGAGACAGACAAGCTTCAACAGTTCTTTTGCAAGGAATGCCCCTTGGAAAAGTCAAAGCGAGATACCTCATGTAAGGGACACCTAGTCAGGAGGTTTATTAAGGAGTGCTGGAGTAAATGTGGGTGCAACAAACAATGTGGGAATCGCGTAGTGCAGAGAGGCATTATAACCAACTTGCAG GTATTTTTTACTCCTGAAGGAAAAGGATGGGGTCTGCGGACTTTTGATGCTTTACCTAGAGGTGCTTTTGTGtgtgaatatgttggtgaaatATTAACTAATACTGAGTTGTACAATCGAAATTCACAATGCTCTGGGGATGAAAAGCACCATTATCCAGTGCTATTGGATGCTGACTGGGGATCTGAAGGTATTCTGAAGGATGAAGAAGCCCTTTGTCTAGATGCAACACATTATGGAAATGTTGCCAGGTTCATAAATCATAG GTGCTTTGATGCAAATTTGGTTGAGATACCAGTTGAAATTGAGACTCCAGACCACCATTATTATCAT CTTGCTTTTTTCACTACGAGAGAAGTAGAAGCACTTGAAGAACTTACCTGG GATTATGGAATAGATTTTGATGATGCTGAGCATCCTGTCAAGGCCTTCCAGTGCCTGTGCGGAAGCCGACATTGCCGAAGTCCAAAGCGTCCAAGCA GTCTCGGGCACTAA
- the LOC116265769 gene encoding probable inactive histone-lysine N-methyltransferase SUVR2 isoform X2, whose protein sequence is MAPHSRFNSAVQAMRDIGIPSKTVKPVLRKLLELYDDNWALIEEESYRALADAIFEQQDSQKDAKIKEEDDNERERGNDEYEHEPPRTRSRLRIEEPPSALPSSSSLSCRESPSPSKRPMLGEAPPLRRRSQLRLEEPPSSPCQFSAPRLTYNEASSSKELALEEEPLKRRSRLRSEKACGSPAVPPPTSPYVEASSFKRLASESAVSPHSPEMPVSVDGAANLSSFKRPKIEPSHVEPFPISSINDPVRCSHPNANGVLNDSGHATSPQRPSLPPVEDGNNPVQHSNPQNLQMPKLEPFVDDDDYPAVGVEVPLAVIHPSGHESAEDCANRLGDSLEALSTIYEDDDDDHNENVRNSTVPNKKKEHLTDSAPEDSLSYEIASTSLGEVKLAISCNCSHTSQDFHVPSLDVVMKLAEDRALKSYKIFGSSFSIMKLMKEICQCFLELATGAGEQQKRITTVTPEINMSKLSKDHILGASHASLDLYSTLERMLPQMPQHIALNCVNGLRRRKKVDKKDAKYGNVKAKKLKPMEFRSSSDIVIAQENQDSFSIENPLHDVSDIAKCEEKVPIPIINEVSSEPYPPQFHYIPNNIVYQNAYVNFSLARIGDEDSCSGCFGNCLLGSIPCPCARETGGEYAYTLDGLVRKEFLDEAISIYRETDKLQQFFCKECPLEKSKRDTSCKGHLVRRFIKECWSKCGCNKQCGNRVVQRGIITNLQVFFTPEGKGWGLRTFDALPRGAFVCEYVGEILTNTELYNRNSQCSGDEKHHYPVLLDADWGSEGILKDEEALCLDATHYGNVARFINHRCFDANLVEIPVEIETPDHHYYHLAFFTTREVEALEELTWDYGIDFDDAEHPVKAFQCLCGSRHCRSPKRPSRTRSRALTI, encoded by the exons ATGGCGCCGCACTCACGGTTCAATTCGGCCGTTCAGGCCATGAGGGATATTGGCATCCCGTCGAAGACAGTGAAGCCCGTTCTCAGGAAGCTGTTGGAGCTATACGACGATAACTGGGCTCTAATCGAGGAGGAAAGCTACCGAGCCTTGGCTGATGCCATATTTGAGCAGCAGGATTCTCAG AAAGATGCCAAAATCAAAGAGGAAGATGACAATGAGCGTGAG AGGGGAAATGATGAGTATGAGCACGAACCACCACGGACGCGGTCGCGATTGAGGATTGAGGAACCTCCATCCGCTCTTCCTTCAAGTTCATCATTGTCTTGCCGTGAGTCACCTTCACCATCGAAGAGACCCATGTTGGGGGAGGCACCGCCGCTGAGAAGGCGGTCACAGTTGAGATTGGAGGAGCCACCATCTTCCCCATGTCAGTTCTCTGCTCCAAGGTTGACGTACAATGAAGCTTCATCATCAAAGGAACTGGCATTAGAGGAAGAGCCACTGAAAAGGCGGTCGCGCTTGAGATCGGAGAAGGCCTGTGGTTCACCAGCGGTTCCTCCTCCAACCTCGCCATATGTGGAAGCTTCATCGTTCAAGAGGCTGGCTTCCGAGAGTGCAGTTTCACCTCACAGTCCCGAGATGCCAGTATCTGTTGATGGAGCCGCTAATTTAAGTAGTTTTAAAAGACCGAAGATTGAACCTTCCCATGTCGAGCCTTTCCCGATTTCATCTATTAATGACCCAGTACGCTGCAGTCATCCGAATGCAAACGGAGTGCTTAATGATTCAGGGCATGCGACTTCCCCACAGAGGCCATCCTTACCTCCTGTTGAGGATGGCAACAATCCCGTTCAGCATTCTAACCCTCAGAATTTGCAGATGCCAAAACTTGAGCCATtcgttgatgatgatgattaccCAGCAGTGGGTGTTGAGGTTCCCCTTGCTGTAATACATCCTTCAGGTCATGAGAGCGCTG aagattgtgCAAACAGGCTGGGTGATTCATTAGAAGCCCTTTCTACAAtttatgaagatgatgatgatgatcataaCGAGAATGTCCGCAATTCAACAGttcctaataaaaaaaaggaacatttgACTGATTCTGCACCTGAGGATAGTCTCAGTTATGAAATTGCATCAACAAGCTTGGGGGAAGTGAAACTTGCTATATCATGTAATTGTTCTCATACTAGTCAAGATTTCCATGTTCCAAGTCTTGATGTAGTTATGAAGTTGGCAGAAGATCGTGCCTTAAAATCCTATAAAATCTTTGGATCCAGTTTCTCTATCATGAAGCTGATGAAGGAAATATGCCAGTGCTTTTTAGAACTTGCCACTGGTGCTGGCGAGCAGCAGAAAAGAATCACAACTGTAACTCCAGAAATAAACATGTCAAAATTGAGTAAAGATCATATTTTGGGTGCTAGTCATGCATCGCTTGATCTTTACAGCACTCTAGAGAGGATGCTGCCACAGATGCCACAACATATTGCTCTGAATTGTGTTAATGGTCTGCGCCGAAGGAAAAAGGTTGACAAGAAAGACGCCAAGTATGGCAATGTCAAAGCAAAGAAATTGAAACCTATGGAGTTTAGAAGCAGCAGTGACATAGTAATAgctcaagaaaatcaagattcTTTCAGCATTGAGAACCCTCTGCATGATGTCAGTGACATAGCAAAGTGTGAAGAGAAAGTCCCTATTCCAATTATAAATGAAGTTAGCAGTGAGCCTTATCCTCCTCAATTTCATTACATCCCAAACAATATTGTTTACCAAAACGCATATGTTAATTTTTCTCTTGCCCGCATTGGGGACGAGGACTCCTGTTCTGGATGTTTTGGTAATTGTCTGTTAGGATCCATACCTTGTCCTTGTGCAAGAGAAACAGGTGGTGAATATGCTTATACACTGGATGGCCTTGTGAGGAAAGAGTTTTTGGATGAAGCCATTTCTATATACCGTGAGACAGACAAGCTTCAACAGTTCTTTTGCAAGGAATGCCCCTTGGAAAAGTCAAAGCGAGATACCTCATGTAAGGGACACCTAGTCAGGAGGTTTATTAAGGAGTGCTGGAGTAAATGTGGGTGCAACAAACAATGTGGGAATCGCGTAGTGCAGAGAGGCATTATAACCAACTTGCAG GTATTTTTTACTCCTGAAGGAAAAGGATGGGGTCTGCGGACTTTTGATGCTTTACCTAGAGGTGCTTTTGTGtgtgaatatgttggtgaaatATTAACTAATACTGAGTTGTACAATCGAAATTCACAATGCTCTGGGGATGAAAAGCACCATTATCCAGTGCTATTGGATGCTGACTGGGGATCTGAAGGTATTCTGAAGGATGAAGAAGCCCTTTGTCTAGATGCAACACATTATGGAAATGTTGCCAGGTTCATAAATCATAG GTGCTTTGATGCAAATTTGGTTGAGATACCAGTTGAAATTGAGACTCCAGACCACCATTATTATCAT CTTGCTTTTTTCACTACGAGAGAAGTAGAAGCACTTGAAGAACTTACCTGG GATTATGGAATAGATTTTGATGATGCTGAGCATCCTGTCAAGGCCTTCCAGTGCCTGTGCGGAAGCCGACATTGCCGAAGTCCAAAGCGTCCAAGCA GGACCAGGTCTCGGGCACTAACTATTTGA
- the LOC116265769 gene encoding probable inactive histone-lysine N-methyltransferase SUVR2 isoform X4, with the protein MAPHSRFNSAVQAMRDIGIPSKTVKPVLRKLLELYDDNWALIEEESYRALADAIFEQQDSQKDAKIKEEDDNERERGNDEYEHEPPRTRSRLRIEEPPSALPSSSSLSCRESPSPSKRPMLGEAPPLRRRSQLRLEEPPSSPCQFSAPRLTYNEASSSKELALEEEPLKRRSRLRSEKACGSPAVPPPTSPYVEASSFKRLASESAVSPHSPEMPVSVDGAANLSSFKRPKIEPSHVEPFPISSINDPVRCSHPNANGVLNDSGHATSPQRPSLPPVEDGNNPVQHSNPQNLQMPKLEPFVDDDDYPAVGVEVPLAVIHPSGHESAEEDCANRLGDSLEALSTIYEDDDDDHNENVRNSTVPNKKKEHLTDSAPEDSLSYEIASTSLGEVKLAISCNCSHTSQDFHVPSLDVVMKLAEDRALKSYKIFGSSFSIMKLMKEICQCFLELATGAGEQQKRITTVTPEINMSKLSKDHILGASHASLDLYSTLERMLPQMPQHIALNCVNGLRRRKKVDKKDAKYGNVKAKKLKPMEFRSSSDIVIAQENQDSFSIENPLHDVSDIAKCEEKVPIPIINEVSSEPYPPQFHYIPNNIVYQNAYVNFSLARIGDEDSCSGCFGNCLLGSIPCPCARETGGEYAYTLDGLVRKEFLDEAISIYRETDKLQQFFCKECPLEKSKRDTSCKGHLVRRFIKECWSKCGCNKQCGNRVVQRGIITNLQVFFTPEGKGWGLRTFDALPRGAFVCEYVGEILTNTELYNRNSQCSGDEKHHYPVLLDADWGSEGILKDEEALCLDATHYGNVARFINHRIME; encoded by the exons ATGGCGCCGCACTCACGGTTCAATTCGGCCGTTCAGGCCATGAGGGATATTGGCATCCCGTCGAAGACAGTGAAGCCCGTTCTCAGGAAGCTGTTGGAGCTATACGACGATAACTGGGCTCTAATCGAGGAGGAAAGCTACCGAGCCTTGGCTGATGCCATATTTGAGCAGCAGGATTCTCAG AAAGATGCCAAAATCAAAGAGGAAGATGACAATGAGCGTGAG AGGGGAAATGATGAGTATGAGCACGAACCACCACGGACGCGGTCGCGATTGAGGATTGAGGAACCTCCATCCGCTCTTCCTTCAAGTTCATCATTGTCTTGCCGTGAGTCACCTTCACCATCGAAGAGACCCATGTTGGGGGAGGCACCGCCGCTGAGAAGGCGGTCACAGTTGAGATTGGAGGAGCCACCATCTTCCCCATGTCAGTTCTCTGCTCCAAGGTTGACGTACAATGAAGCTTCATCATCAAAGGAACTGGCATTAGAGGAAGAGCCACTGAAAAGGCGGTCGCGCTTGAGATCGGAGAAGGCCTGTGGTTCACCAGCGGTTCCTCCTCCAACCTCGCCATATGTGGAAGCTTCATCGTTCAAGAGGCTGGCTTCCGAGAGTGCAGTTTCACCTCACAGTCCCGAGATGCCAGTATCTGTTGATGGAGCCGCTAATTTAAGTAGTTTTAAAAGACCGAAGATTGAACCTTCCCATGTCGAGCCTTTCCCGATTTCATCTATTAATGACCCAGTACGCTGCAGTCATCCGAATGCAAACGGAGTGCTTAATGATTCAGGGCATGCGACTTCCCCACAGAGGCCATCCTTACCTCCTGTTGAGGATGGCAACAATCCCGTTCAGCATTCTAACCCTCAGAATTTGCAGATGCCAAAACTTGAGCCATtcgttgatgatgatgattaccCAGCAGTGGGTGTTGAGGTTCCCCTTGCTGTAATACATCCTTCAGGTCATGAGAGCGCTG aagaagattgtgCAAACAGGCTGGGTGATTCATTAGAAGCCCTTTCTACAAtttatgaagatgatgatgatgatcataaCGAGAATGTCCGCAATTCAACAGttcctaataaaaaaaaggaacatttgACTGATTCTGCACCTGAGGATAGTCTCAGTTATGAAATTGCATCAACAAGCTTGGGGGAAGTGAAACTTGCTATATCATGTAATTGTTCTCATACTAGTCAAGATTTCCATGTTCCAAGTCTTGATGTAGTTATGAAGTTGGCAGAAGATCGTGCCTTAAAATCCTATAAAATCTTTGGATCCAGTTTCTCTATCATGAAGCTGATGAAGGAAATATGCCAGTGCTTTTTAGAACTTGCCACTGGTGCTGGCGAGCAGCAGAAAAGAATCACAACTGTAACTCCAGAAATAAACATGTCAAAATTGAGTAAAGATCATATTTTGGGTGCTAGTCATGCATCGCTTGATCTTTACAGCACTCTAGAGAGGATGCTGCCACAGATGCCACAACATATTGCTCTGAATTGTGTTAATGGTCTGCGCCGAAGGAAAAAGGTTGACAAGAAAGACGCCAAGTATGGCAATGTCAAAGCAAAGAAATTGAAACCTATGGAGTTTAGAAGCAGCAGTGACATAGTAATAgctcaagaaaatcaagattcTTTCAGCATTGAGAACCCTCTGCATGATGTCAGTGACATAGCAAAGTGTGAAGAGAAAGTCCCTATTCCAATTATAAATGAAGTTAGCAGTGAGCCTTATCCTCCTCAATTTCATTACATCCCAAACAATATTGTTTACCAAAACGCATATGTTAATTTTTCTCTTGCCCGCATTGGGGACGAGGACTCCTGTTCTGGATGTTTTGGTAATTGTCTGTTAGGATCCATACCTTGTCCTTGTGCAAGAGAAACAGGTGGTGAATATGCTTATACACTGGATGGCCTTGTGAGGAAAGAGTTTTTGGATGAAGCCATTTCTATATACCGTGAGACAGACAAGCTTCAACAGTTCTTTTGCAAGGAATGCCCCTTGGAAAAGTCAAAGCGAGATACCTCATGTAAGGGACACCTAGTCAGGAGGTTTATTAAGGAGTGCTGGAGTAAATGTGGGTGCAACAAACAATGTGGGAATCGCGTAGTGCAGAGAGGCATTATAACCAACTTGCAG GTATTTTTTACTCCTGAAGGAAAAGGATGGGGTCTGCGGACTTTTGATGCTTTACCTAGAGGTGCTTTTGTGtgtgaatatgttggtgaaatATTAACTAATACTGAGTTGTACAATCGAAATTCACAATGCTCTGGGGATGAAAAGCACCATTATCCAGTGCTATTGGATGCTGACTGGGGATCTGAAGGTATTCTGAAGGATGAAGAAGCCCTTTGTCTAGATGCAACACATTATGGAAATGTTGCCAGGTTCATAAATCATAG GATTATGGAATAG